The following are from one region of the Rissa tridactyla isolate bRisTri1 chromosome 10, bRisTri1.patW.cur.20221130, whole genome shotgun sequence genome:
- the OXTR gene encoding oxytocin receptor, whose product MEKLYFAGSGVWTINSSLGNGSLRLENQTSGRNTTTDPLKRNEEMAKVEVTVLCLILFLALTGNLCVLLAIHTTRQKHSRMYFFMKHLSIADLVVAIFQVLPQLIWDITFRFYGPDFLCRLIKYLQVVGMFASTYMLLLMSLDRCLAICQPLRSLHRRADRVSVLLTWLLCLLVSIPQIHIFSLRDVGNGVYDCWADFIQPWGPKAYVTWITLMVYIIPVLMLSICYGLISFKIWQNVKLKTAHGPNVGLSSSSCSRTTFARVSSTRLISKAKIRTVKMTFIIVLAFIVCWTPFFFVQMWSVWDTNAPQEASPFIIAMLLASLNSCCNPWIYMLYTGHLFHDLMRRFLCCSTRYLKSRPACDLSVSKKSNSSSFVLSCKSTSQRSFTHPSMT is encoded by the exons ATGGAGAAGTTGTATTTTGCGGGGAGCGGCGTATGGACGATCAACAGCTCTCTGGGGAACGGCAGCCTCCGCCTGGAGAACCAGACCTCCGGGAGGAACACCACCACGGACCCCCTGAAGAGGAACGAGGAGATGGCTAAGGTGGAGGTGACGGTCCTCTGCCTCATCCTGTTCCTCGCCCTGACCGGCAACCTGTGCGTGCTGTTGGCCATCCATACCACCCGGCAGAAGCACTCCCGCATGTACTTCTTCATGAAGCACTTGAGCATCGCTGACCTGGTCGTGGCCATCTTCCAGGTGCTGCCCCAGCTCATCTGGGACATCACCTTCAGGTTTTATGGGCCAGATTTCCTTTGCCGGTTGATTAAGTACTTGCAGGTAGTGGGGATGTTTGCTTCTACTTACATGCTCTTGCTGATGTCCCTGGACCGGTGCTTGGCCATCTGTCAGCCGCTGAGGTCTCTGCACAGGAGAGCAGACCGGGTCTCTGTCCTcctcacctggctgctctgcctgctggtcAGCATCCCTCAGATCCACATATTTTCTCTGAGGGATGTGGGGAACGGAGTTTATGACTGTTGGGCAGATTTCATCCAGCCCTGGGGACCTAAAGCCTATGTCACTTGGATAACCCTTATGGTCTACATCATCCCTGTCTTGATGCTGAGCATCTGCTATGGCTTAATCAGCTTCAAAATCTGGCAGAATGTGAAGCTTAAGACAGCTCATGGGCCCAATGTGGGTctgagctccagctcctgcagcaggacgACGTTTGCCAGGGTCAGCAGCACGAGGCTCATCTCCAAAGCCAAGATCCGGACAGTCAAAATGACCTTCATCATAGTGTTAGCTTTCATAGTGTGCTggactccctttttttttgtgcagatgTGGTCTGTGTGGGACACGAATGCTCCGCAGGAAG CCTCCCCCTTCATCATCGCCATGCTCCTGGCCAGCCTCAACAGCTGCTGCAACCCCTGGATCTACATGCTGTACACCGGGCACCTCTTCCACGACCTGATGCGGCGCTTCCTCTGCTGCTCCACGCGCTACCTGAAGTCGCGGCCGGCGTGCGACCTCAGCGTCAGCAAGAAGAGCAACTCCTCCTCCTTCGTCCTCAGCTGCAAGAGCACGAGCCAGAGGAGCTTCACGCATCCATCCATGACGTGA